In Reichenbachiella agarivorans, one genomic interval encodes:
- the porL gene encoding type IX secretion system motor protein PorL/GldL, translating into MSAKKGGLKELLFTTIMPKVYGIGAAVVIVGAMFKILHLPGAGEMLGIGLTTEAIIFFLSAFEPKHHEVDWSKVYPELADDYDGPRAQPRAAVASTGTGVSQQMDKMLADAKVGPELIKSLGDGMKNMADSAMKMSNLSDAAVATNEYAQNVKSASKSLVEMNKSYASTATSIAAMADASKDASAFHSQIQNATKNLGALNAVYEMELKDANSHVKAMNKFYSNVTSAMEGMAEAAKDTENFRSGMTKLNTNITSLNSIYGNMLSAMRGGGTPAK; encoded by the coding sequence ATGAGCGCAAAAAAAGGTGGACTAAAAGAGCTGTTATTTACAACAATAATGCCGAAGGTGTATGGCATCGGTGCTGCAGTAGTAATTGTAGGTGCGATGTTTAAAATCCTTCACTTACCAGGTGCTGGTGAGATGTTGGGAATTGGATTGACAACTGAGGCAATTATATTTTTCCTAAGTGCATTTGAGCCAAAACACCATGAAGTAGATTGGTCAAAAGTTTACCCAGAGCTAGCGGATGATTATGATGGTCCAAGAGCTCAGCCAAGAGCTGCGGTAGCTTCTACTGGTACTGGTGTGTCACAGCAAATGGATAAAATGTTGGCAGACGCTAAAGTAGGTCCAGAGTTGATTAAGAGTTTAGGTGATGGAATGAAAAATATGGCTGATTCAGCAATGAAAATGTCAAACTTGAGTGATGCTGCAGTAGCGACAAATGAATATGCGCAAAATGTCAAGTCTGCTTCAAAATCACTTGTTGAAATGAATAAGTCTTACGCATCTACTGCTACTTCTATTGCAGCGATGGCTGATGCCTCTAAAGATGCCTCAGCATTTCATTCTCAAATACAAAATGCTACGAAGAATTTAGGTGCCTTGAATGCAGTGTATGAAATGGAATTGAAAGATGCCAACAGTCACGTGAAGGCAATGAATAAATTCTATTCAAATGTAACTTCTGCAATGGAAGGTATGGCCGAGGCTGCTAAGGATACAGAAAACTTCAGATCAGGAATGACTAAGTTGAACACAAACATTACTTCATTGAATAGCATCTACGGAAACATGCTTTCTGCGATGAGAGGTGGTGGAACTCCTGCAAAATAA
- the porK gene encoding T9SS ring complex lipoprotein PorK/GldK: MNKISVRKIVSGLFLLNVLVISQGCSLSNLFGGGGGGYDDQGELIGAQGREGFEMVRPFGMVAVPPGTFHMGQADQDVAATQINFNKQVTIGPFYMDDTEITNNEYRQFVEEITEGSESDLPEGFVVADLIPDSTVWVRDFTHHMGDPLMVYYWSHPAFDNYPVVGVDWEAAKYFCKWRTDHLNSYRADRGLFPMPNFRLPSEAEWEYAARGGRDMNKYPWGGPYIRNQKGCLLANFKPGRGNYFDDGFAYTAPVATFFANDYGLYEMSGNVAEWCEDAFNPASMPLVWDLNPTFFDENEPKKVIRGGSWKDIAYYLETGTRTYEYKDSSRAAIGFRCAMTHLGRSSGTEF; the protein is encoded by the coding sequence ATGAATAAAATAAGTGTAAGGAAGATTGTGTCAGGTCTGTTCTTGCTGAACGTGTTAGTGATAAGCCAAGGGTGTAGCTTGTCCAACTTGTTCGGTGGCGGAGGTGGCGGTTATGACGATCAAGGCGAATTAATAGGCGCCCAAGGACGAGAAGGCTTTGAAATGGTAAGGCCATTTGGTATGGTAGCAGTTCCTCCAGGAACTTTTCACATGGGTCAAGCTGACCAAGATGTGGCTGCAACACAAATTAATTTTAATAAGCAAGTAACGATCGGGCCATTCTACATGGATGATACCGAGATTACTAACAATGAGTACAGACAGTTTGTTGAGGAGATTACTGAAGGCTCCGAATCAGATCTTCCAGAAGGGTTTGTGGTAGCTGATCTAATTCCAGATTCTACCGTATGGGTCAGAGATTTTACACACCACATGGGAGACCCATTGATGGTGTATTATTGGTCTCACCCAGCGTTTGACAACTACCCAGTTGTGGGGGTTGATTGGGAAGCTGCTAAATACTTCTGTAAGTGGAGAACGGATCATTTGAATAGCTACAGAGCTGATCGAGGCTTGTTCCCAATGCCTAATTTCAGATTGCCATCTGAGGCAGAGTGGGAGTATGCTGCACGTGGTGGTAGAGACATGAATAAATACCCTTGGGGAGGCCCTTATATCAGAAATCAAAAAGGATGTCTATTGGCCAATTTCAAACCAGGTAGAGGTAACTATTTTGATGATGGTTTTGCATACACGGCTCCAGTAGCTACATTCTTTGCCAATGATTACGGTCTATACGAGATGTCAGGTAATGTAGCAGAATGGTGCGAGGATGCTTTCAACCCTGCTTCTATGCCTTTAGTTTGGGATTTGAACCCCACTTTCTTTGATGAGAATGAGCCAAAGAAAGTAATCAGAGGTGGTTCATGGAAGGACATTGCCTACTATTTGGAAACAGGAACAAGAACATACGAATACAAAGATTCTTCAAGGGCTGCAATTGGCTTTAGATGTGCGATGACTCATCTCGGACGATCAAGTGGAACTGAATTTTAA
- a CDS encoding glycosyltransferase family 4 protein, translated as MIESLLIFFWAMLIAMFSIPTIINVAHSKRILDEPDHRKHHGINTPRLGGLGVFAGFMTGVAIFGQMTLGVQQLLAGCLIIFFVGVKDDINGVSVFKKFFVQVLAAGIVLFYADIRITSFQGLFGVYDLEIGISYAFTFLVILCVTNALNLIDGINGLAGSIVVLISLTFGGYFFMYGEENYAFVAFALAGGMVGFLRYNIGNAKVFMGDTGALVSGFIISILAIRFIEIRMIESAPSLAIGILFIPIFDTLRVFIIRVYNGHSPFMPDRNHIHHYMGYLGLSHTQTVVFLVVLNLVVILLLRHFSALGNTVLLVCLGVFAVIFSIGLELIVKMRKRAENA; from the coding sequence ATGATCGAATCTCTACTTATATTTTTCTGGGCAATGCTCATCGCTATGTTTTCGATACCCACTATTATCAATGTGGCGCATAGCAAAAGAATCCTCGATGAGCCAGATCATCGCAAGCATCATGGTATCAATACCCCTCGTTTGGGAGGTTTGGGTGTGTTTGCAGGATTCATGACTGGCGTGGCTATTTTTGGTCAGATGACACTCGGAGTACAACAGTTGTTGGCTGGCTGCTTAATCATTTTCTTTGTTGGAGTCAAAGACGACATCAATGGCGTGTCTGTATTCAAGAAATTTTTTGTGCAGGTTTTGGCTGCAGGTATTGTGCTCTTCTATGCAGATATCAGAATCACTAGTTTTCAAGGACTTTTTGGTGTGTATGATTTGGAAATCGGAATTAGCTATGCTTTTACATTCCTCGTGATACTTTGTGTGACAAATGCCCTGAACTTGATTGACGGAATCAATGGTTTGGCAGGTAGTATCGTTGTACTCATTAGCCTCACGTTTGGGGGATATTTTTTTATGTACGGAGAGGAAAATTATGCCTTTGTGGCTTTTGCTCTAGCAGGAGGGATGGTTGGATTTCTTCGGTACAACATTGGCAATGCCAAGGTTTTTATGGGTGATACTGGGGCACTGGTGAGTGGTTTTATTATTTCCATCTTGGCGATTCGATTTATAGAAATAAGAATGATTGAATCTGCACCATCTTTGGCCATTGGGATTTTATTTATCCCGATTTTTGATACGTTGCGTGTATTCATCATTAGGGTGTACAATGGTCATTCTCCATTCATGCCAGACCGTAACCATATCCATCACTATATGGGGTATTTGGGCTTGTCACATACACAGACGGTTGTGTTCTTGGTTGTTCTCAACTTGGTTGTGATTTTATTGTTGAGGCACTTTTCTGCTTTGGGCAATACGGTCCTGTTGGTATGCTTGGGTGTATTTGCAGTGATTTTTAGCATCGGTTTGGAGCTGATTGTGAAGATGAGAAAAAGGGCGGAGAATGCTTAG
- a CDS encoding uroporphyrinogen-III synthase, with product MSEELLIENKARMKKVSSILVSQPKPSDEKSPYFVLAEKYKLKIDFRPFIQIDPVDIKEFRKQKIDILSHTAVIFTSRNAVDHFFRLAAESKVEIPSDMKYFCISEQTANYLQKYIVIRKRKIFTGLRTASELLDILKKHDKEKFIFPCSNIRKDDIPAYLRENGIQFSEAIIYKTVASDLSDLADVNYDIIAFFSPSGINSLMVNFPDFKQNNTRIATFGPTTAQAVIDANLILDIQAPLPNAPSMTGALELYIKAANKA from the coding sequence ATGAGTGAAGAATTATTGATTGAAAACAAGGCTAGAATGAAGAAAGTGTCCAGCATATTGGTATCACAGCCTAAGCCTTCGGATGAGAAATCTCCCTATTTTGTATTGGCTGAAAAGTACAAGCTGAAAATCGATTTTAGACCGTTTATTCAAATTGATCCAGTTGATATCAAGGAATTTAGAAAGCAAAAAATCGACATTCTTAGTCATACTGCGGTCATATTCACGAGCCGCAATGCAGTGGATCATTTCTTTAGACTGGCTGCAGAGAGCAAGGTAGAAATTCCTTCTGACATGAAATATTTTTGTATTTCTGAGCAGACTGCCAACTACCTTCAAAAATACATTGTCATTCGCAAAAGAAAGATTTTCACAGGTCTACGGACAGCATCTGAATTGCTGGATATCTTGAAGAAACACGACAAAGAAAAATTCATTTTCCCTTGTTCTAATATCAGAAAAGATGACATCCCAGCTTATTTGAGAGAGAATGGTATTCAGTTTTCAGAAGCCATCATCTACAAAACAGTTGCAAGTGATCTGTCAGACTTGGCAGATGTGAATTATGACATCATTGCTTTCTTTAGCCCTTCTGGAATTAATTCACTGATGGTGAACTTCCCAGATTTTAAGCAAAACAACACAAGAATTGCAACTTTCGGACCTACTACCGCTCAGGCAGTAATAGATGCCAACCTCATCTTGGATATACAGGCACCATTACCAAATGCACCATCAATGACTGGAGCATTGGAGCTATATATCAAAGCAGCGAATAAGGCATAA
- the porN gene encoding type IX secretion system ring subunit PorN/GldN yields the protein MKKICYVLSLIVIVVASSMRVSAQERAGNGYNSDALRPVHESYKMFKKTVWRRIDLEEKQNLPFFSRNGELSTIIINAVKAGLLFPYTNDSVNTRMSKETFLENLKLEEEGGGLTEEEIAMGFGADSDDDFFGGGFEEGGEKQEEEILDVNEFSPRDFSIAELKEEMYFDRMRSRMYFDMIAITIFLPADRNPAMFEKPLASFKYKDLTALFRSMPEEAIWYNAYNTAEHKNMADAFDLRLFSSNLTKLSNPKDERLVDIYNKTRRDGIIASQQIEYDLVDFENELWEF from the coding sequence ATGAAGAAAATTTGTTATGTGTTAAGCCTTATTGTCATCGTAGTAGCTTCTTCTATGCGTGTATCCGCGCAAGAAAGAGCAGGTAATGGATACAATTCTGATGCACTTCGCCCAGTTCATGAGTCTTACAAAATGTTCAAAAAGACAGTTTGGAGAAGAATTGATTTGGAGGAAAAGCAAAACCTACCATTTTTTTCAAGAAATGGTGAGTTGTCAACAATCATTATCAATGCAGTTAAGGCTGGATTGTTGTTTCCATATACGAATGACTCGGTAAATACGAGAATGTCAAAGGAGACTTTTCTTGAAAATTTGAAGCTGGAAGAAGAAGGTGGAGGATTGACAGAAGAGGAGATCGCTATGGGCTTTGGAGCTGATAGCGATGATGATTTCTTCGGTGGTGGATTTGAAGAAGGTGGAGAAAAGCAAGAAGAGGAAATACTTGATGTGAATGAGTTTTCGCCTAGAGATTTTTCTATTGCTGAACTTAAAGAAGAAATGTACTTCGACAGAATGCGTTCTAGAATGTATTTTGATATGATTGCAATTACCATTTTCTTGCCTGCAGATAGAAATCCGGCGATGTTTGAAAAGCCATTGGCTTCTTTCAAATATAAGGATCTAACTGCTTTGTTTAGAAGTATGCCAGAAGAGGCAATTTGGTACAATGCATATAATACTGCTGAGCATAAGAATATGGCAGATGCATTTGATTTGAGATTGTTTAGCTCAAACTTGACCAAATTGTCTAACCCTAAGGATGAAAGGTTGGTAGATATCTACAACAAAACAAGAAGAGATGGTATCATAGCTTCTCAGCAAATCGAGTATGATTTGGTAGATTTTGAAAATGAACTTTGGGAATTTTAA
- a CDS encoding DUF4271 domain-containing protein, translating into MVLSIYAVLFSFGAMLLKVPLIKILTSLFSVQKHSDVHYFTYLRLSLIIAFIAFIGSVLLFLSPDHSAEIAWEVYRYSLLVFLFIRLILMYLVLNNSFSFNKFHLISYLCSSEIIPLIILVKTLLR; encoded by the coding sequence TTGGTACTTTCTATTTATGCAGTCCTGTTTTCATTTGGAGCCATGTTGCTCAAGGTTCCATTGATCAAAATCCTTACGAGCCTATTTAGTGTGCAGAAGCATTCTGATGTGCATTATTTTACGTATTTGCGACTGTCATTGATCATTGCCTTTATTGCTTTCATTGGCAGTGTTTTGCTTTTCCTCTCTCCCGATCATTCTGCTGAGATTGCCTGGGAGGTGTACAGATATTCTCTTTTGGTATTCCTCTTTATTCGACTCATTCTGATGTATTTGGTCTTAAATAACTCGTTTAGTTTTAATAAATTTCATTTAATTTCCTACCTTTGCAGCTCAGAAATTATACCTCTGATTATTTTGGTAAAAACTCTTTTAAGATAA
- a CDS encoding BamA/TamA family outer membrane protein — MLKYRQIYYVVTLLLVFGLFSSGVFAQNYQVKLMGLPKGFHAHDAKIDSATLILFANKQISQLRKSGYWLASLDSSVFYADTVRLYFFAGRQFDEINLSVYLNPTEEAYVSERRPSIREENISAVNKRMDEVVKYYENNGYPFASIQIDSSRVVGEKINLYLSVDPGMLIKFDTLAVSPEGLLKDKFVARYLGLNYGKYYSQIRVDDIANKLENIPAVSLVHASNSFRLHQSKISLELKPEKVNYFDGILGFIPSAENSKKLEFTGELNLSLKNLFQSAKQFEFHWEKYTRNSQSLNTHYIHPVFLGMPLDLFLGYDQLKQDTLFSNRTLKLAFDYYPSGRTKLRTSYENLLGNELNDGSGQSGNFRIDYYGLGLEFWRLDNRQNPKQGLAFQLDTKVGFKEIEQDTTAQMDVSQYQFSTRIQYYQKVKSRSVIYLAGSAGWMQSDQLYLNDLYRLGGLRSIRGFNENEFFASQYAYSNLEWRFYLEDNSYLVAFVDQAILTYDIVTGDLYDNPSGIGVGMQFKAAGGNFLMLYGLGRRKSQAFSFDSSKIHFGYSALF; from the coding sequence ATGCTAAAGTATAGACAAATCTATTATGTCGTGACGCTGCTTTTGGTTTTTGGGTTATTCTCTTCTGGAGTTTTTGCTCAAAACTATCAGGTCAAGCTCATGGGACTTCCCAAGGGCTTTCATGCACATGATGCCAAGATTGACTCTGCCACCTTGATCTTGTTTGCCAACAAGCAAATCAGTCAATTGCGAAAATCTGGTTATTGGCTGGCAAGTTTGGATAGTTCTGTTTTCTACGCAGATACAGTTAGGCTATATTTTTTTGCAGGCAGACAGTTTGATGAGATCAATCTGTCTGTTTATCTCAATCCTACAGAGGAGGCTTATGTCAGTGAGAGGCGACCTTCTATCCGTGAAGAAAATATCTCTGCGGTCAATAAAAGGATGGATGAAGTTGTCAAGTATTACGAAAACAATGGTTATCCATTCGCATCTATTCAGATTGATTCATCGCGAGTGGTGGGAGAGAAAATCAATTTGTACTTGAGTGTCGATCCAGGTATGTTGATCAAGTTTGACACCTTGGCAGTGTCGCCTGAGGGATTGTTAAAAGACAAGTTTGTCGCCAGATATTTGGGACTCAATTATGGCAAGTATTACTCACAGATACGTGTGGATGATATTGCCAACAAATTGGAAAACATTCCTGCAGTCTCCTTGGTCCATGCGAGTAATTCTTTCAGATTGCATCAGTCCAAAATATCCCTAGAGCTGAAACCTGAAAAGGTGAATTATTTTGACGGTATATTGGGTTTTATTCCCTCTGCTGAGAATTCCAAAAAATTGGAATTTACTGGGGAGTTGAACCTGAGCCTAAAGAATTTGTTTCAGTCTGCCAAGCAATTTGAATTTCACTGGGAAAAGTACACCCGAAACTCCCAGTCTTTGAATACTCATTATATCCACCCAGTATTTTTGGGGATGCCTCTGGATTTGTTTTTAGGCTATGATCAACTCAAGCAGGATACGCTGTTCTCCAACAGAACACTCAAATTGGCCTTCGATTATTATCCCTCAGGTCGGACCAAGCTGCGGACCAGCTATGAAAATCTGTTGGGAAATGAACTGAATGATGGGTCAGGACAAAGTGGAAATTTTCGGATAGATTATTACGGACTGGGACTTGAGTTTTGGAGATTAGACAATCGTCAAAATCCGAAGCAGGGTTTGGCATTTCAATTGGATACCAAGGTTGGGTTCAAAGAAATAGAGCAGGATACTACCGCTCAGATGGATGTTTCACAATACCAGTTCAGTACCCGCATCCAGTATTATCAGAAAGTCAAATCACGGTCTGTGATTTACTTGGCTGGTTCTGCAGGATGGATGCAGAGTGATCAATTGTATCTCAATGACTTGTACAGACTGGGAGGTTTGCGCTCCATCAGAGGTTTCAATGAAAATGAGTTTTTTGCAAGTCAATATGCTTATAGCAATTTGGAGTGGCGGTTTTATTTGGAAGACAATTCCTATTTGGTTGCCTTTGTTGATCAGGCGATTTTGACCTACGATATCGTGACTGGTGATTTGTATGACAATCCATCGGGGATAGGTGTGGGGATGCAATTCAAGGCAGCAGGAGGTAATTTTTTGATGCTGTATGGGTTGGGGAGAAGGAAGAGTCAAGCTTTTTCTTTTGATTCTTCAAAAATACATTTTGGATATAGTGCGTTATTTTGA
- the porM gene encoding type IX secretion system motor protein PorM/GldM, translating to MAGGKQSPRDKMIGMMYLVLTALLALQVSNSVLEKFIFINEAFVDTNTGKIAENVEKVSNIQGAVSESGSRPQDVAVLEKAKKVREATAKIYEEIEGYKTQLIEMTGGRDENGNMLGVKDIDSAPTLFVNEGKGDVLKGTINGYSAFLREITGDETIKDIAKDAIEIEAFKYDENQNKKGFAELNFGHNTPMVGALASLSQFQSDILAEETKALEELARSVGADKLKFDQIVPMVRPESKIVAAGSEYIADMFIAASSSSVSPTMTWDGNEMEVVDGMGKVKFVARAGNYDANGLSKQSFIGAIKVKLPGGRDTTFVDTIEYTVSKPVIQIQSASVQALYLNCGNELTVNVPALGTSYNPVFNAKGGSTIKGADRGDVTIVPTSAKVTLSVSSGGNLIGTEEFKVKRIPKPEILIYSGGKQVDEKRGTKGCPRSIKIQAEADESFAQFLPKDALFRVAESEVTLVRSGRAVQSVRPKGPDVNLSQLAGEARPGDVLVIEVKKVQRRNFKGAIEDVASFGSPIKQIRIN from the coding sequence ATGGCTGGAGGTAAACAATCCCCAAGAGACAAGATGATCGGTATGATGTACCTGGTACTCACTGCCTTGCTTGCTTTGCAGGTTAGTAATAGTGTACTTGAGAAGTTCATATTTATCAATGAGGCATTTGTCGATACTAATACAGGGAAAATCGCTGAGAACGTTGAGAAGGTGAGCAATATACAAGGTGCGGTAAGTGAGTCTGGAAGCAGACCACAAGACGTAGCTGTATTGGAGAAAGCTAAGAAAGTAAGAGAGGCTACTGCCAAGATTTATGAAGAGATTGAGGGATATAAAACCCAATTGATCGAGATGACAGGTGGTAGAGATGAAAATGGTAACATGTTGGGTGTAAAGGATATTGATTCTGCACCTACTCTTTTCGTCAATGAAGGAAAAGGAGATGTACTAAAGGGTACTATCAATGGCTATTCAGCCTTCCTTCGTGAAATTACGGGAGACGAAACGATTAAGGATATTGCAAAGGATGCTATTGAGATAGAGGCTTTCAAGTATGACGAAAATCAGAACAAGAAAGGTTTTGCTGAATTGAACTTTGGACATAATACTCCTATGGTGGGTGCTTTGGCTTCATTAAGTCAATTTCAATCAGATATCTTGGCAGAAGAAACCAAAGCTTTAGAGGAGTTGGCAAGGTCTGTAGGTGCTGATAAATTGAAGTTTGACCAAATTGTACCGATGGTTAGACCAGAGTCTAAAATTGTTGCAGCTGGATCTGAATACATTGCTGATATGTTCATTGCCGCATCGTCATCATCTGTATCTCCAACGATGACATGGGATGGAAATGAGATGGAAGTAGTGGATGGAATGGGTAAGGTCAAGTTTGTGGCTAGAGCTGGTAATTATGATGCCAATGGCCTATCTAAGCAAAGCTTTATAGGAGCAATTAAGGTGAAATTACCAGGAGGTAGAGATACTACATTTGTAGATACAATTGAATATACGGTTTCTAAACCTGTCATTCAAATTCAATCTGCATCTGTACAGGCGTTGTACTTGAACTGTGGTAACGAGCTAACTGTCAATGTACCGGCATTAGGAACTTCATACAATCCTGTGTTTAATGCGAAGGGAGGCAGCACAATTAAAGGTGCCGATAGAGGAGACGTAACTATCGTCCCTACTTCTGCAAAAGTTACTTTGAGTGTATCTAGTGGAGGAAACTTGATCGGTACTGAAGAGTTCAAAGTGAAGCGAATCCCTAAGCCAGAGATATTGATATATAGTGGAGGCAAGCAAGTGGATGAGAAGAGAGGTACCAAAGGTTGTCCTCGTTCTATCAAAATTCAAGCCGAGGCTGACGAAAGTTTCGCGCAATTCTTGCCTAAGGATGCCTTATTTAGAGTAGCCGAATCTGAAGTAACTTTGGTAAGATCAGGTAGAGCAGTTCAAAGTGTACGACCAAAGGGTCCAGATGTAAACTTGTCTCAATTGGCTGGTGAAGCTCGACCTGGAGATGTCCTCGTAATTGAGGTTAAAAAGGTGCAAAGAAGAAATTTTAAAGGAGCGATTGAAGATGTTGCTAGCTTTGGTTCTCCGATTAAACAGATAAGAATTAATTAA
- the hemW gene encoding radical SAM family heme chaperone HemW, which produces MSGIYIHIPYCKQACHYCDFHFSTSLQNKQQMVDALSQELKLRKDYLADPLIQTLYFGGGTPSILSTSELAQLIETSREEFVLSENLELTLEANPDDLNLTKLHELKSLGINRLSIGIQSFDDALLKYFNRSHDRRTAIQAVRDAREAGIDNISIDLIFGVPNQSLEMLADDLRQALSLETPHISIYGLTIEEKTVFGKWHKQNKLTPIDEDLASEHLSLIMTTLETAGYVQYEISNFCKPDYQSRHNSSYWAGTHYLGIGPAAHSYNGSSRQYNISHNNKYIQAIHAHQLNHEIEVLTQDEKITEMILTQIRTIAGIDMMELKSQLGYDMIHEKKKELSQLTQSGLLSIQNDRLILSKKGKLLGDYITELLIP; this is translated from the coding sequence TTGAGCGGTATCTACATCCATATCCCATATTGTAAGCAAGCCTGTCATTATTGCGACTTTCATTTTTCGACTAGTCTGCAAAATAAGCAGCAAATGGTAGATGCACTGAGTCAAGAACTAAAATTAAGAAAGGATTATTTGGCAGACCCGTTGATTCAAACCCTGTATTTTGGTGGGGGTACTCCTTCCATCCTGAGCACATCCGAACTCGCCCAGCTGATCGAAACATCTAGAGAGGAATTTGTACTGTCCGAAAACCTAGAGCTCACCTTGGAGGCCAACCCTGACGACCTGAACTTGACCAAACTACATGAACTAAAAAGTCTTGGTATCAATCGTCTCAGTATCGGGATACAATCCTTCGATGATGCGCTGCTCAAGTACTTTAATCGATCCCATGATCGTCGAACCGCCATACAAGCAGTAAGAGACGCCAGAGAGGCAGGGATCGACAATATCAGCATTGACTTGATCTTTGGAGTCCCCAACCAAAGCCTAGAGATGCTGGCTGATGACCTAAGGCAAGCCTTGTCACTAGAGACACCCCACATCTCCATCTACGGCCTCACGATCGAGGAAAAAACTGTGTTTGGCAAATGGCACAAACAAAATAAACTCACGCCCATTGACGAAGACCTCGCATCCGAACACCTGAGTCTCATCATGACTACTCTGGAGACTGCTGGCTATGTACAATATGAGATTTCCAATTTTTGCAAACCTGACTATCAATCTCGCCACAATTCATCTTACTGGGCTGGAACACACTATTTGGGCATCGGCCCTGCTGCTCACTCCTACAACGGATCAAGTAGGCAGTACAACATCTCGCACAACAACAAATACATACAGGCTATTCACGCTCATCAGTTGAATCATGAAATAGAGGTATTGACCCAAGATGAAAAAATCACAGAAATGATTCTTACCCAGATACGTACAATTGCAGGAATAGATATGATGGAACTAAAATCTCAGTTAGGTTATGATATGATTCATGAGAAAAAGAAAGAATTAAGTCAGCTGACTCAATCTGGTCTACTTAGTATCCAAAACGATAGACTTATTCTCAGCAAAAAGGGTAAATTGTTAGGAGATTACATCACGGAGTTGTTGATTCCATAA
- a CDS encoding PorP/SprF family type IX secretion system membrane protein, with translation MRKLILLMGFLYLGLSTSMAQQDPVFSHFMFNPYYNSPALTAFDGLSSISLISRNQWTGYDPSFESEGGAPTTQFFNYTAPLHYKKAPMGIGGTFIYDQFGPRQDVYVQMSLSYHLDMPRGRFSLGLRPSVSRRVLDYSKLVTVDPTDLDQTQVQSQMMPDLAAGLAYSSHDYMIAFGIDHLLTPSFDFGYGEAPTQSNRQEMVYSLYATYSYLMSEYVELKPAILARTNISGFSYDISVRAVYMTKVWAGLSYRDSEAITVLLGYSFFGDKSLSLGYSFDYIVNDREYKQSTSHELYVHYNLPTLNGRTKKIIRTPRFRF, from the coding sequence ATGCGAAAACTGATCTTACTCATGGGTTTCTTATACCTTGGCTTGAGCACATCTATGGCTCAGCAAGATCCAGTTTTTAGTCACTTCATGTTCAATCCATATTATAATAGTCCCGCCTTGACGGCATTTGATGGATTGTCGAGTATTTCATTGATTAGTAGAAATCAGTGGACAGGGTATGACCCGTCATTCGAGTCAGAGGGTGGTGCACCGACCACACAGTTTTTTAATTATACAGCCCCGCTTCATTATAAAAAAGCCCCCATGGGTATTGGAGGGACTTTTATATACGATCAGTTTGGGCCGAGGCAGGATGTGTATGTACAGATGTCTCTCTCTTACCATTTAGATATGCCGAGAGGACGCTTTAGTTTGGGCCTCAGACCGTCAGTGTCTAGGCGTGTACTGGATTATTCTAAATTAGTGACCGTAGACCCTACTGATCTGGATCAGACACAGGTACAATCCCAAATGATGCCAGACTTGGCAGCAGGCTTGGCTTATTCTTCTCATGACTATATGATCGCTTTTGGAATAGATCATTTGTTGACGCCTTCTTTTGATTTTGGTTATGGAGAGGCTCCCACCCAAAGCAACAGGCAAGAAATGGTTTATAGTTTGTATGCCACATATAGCTATTTGATGTCCGAGTATGTGGAGCTCAAGCCAGCCATTTTGGCTAGGACAAACATCAGTGGGTTTAGTTATGACATTAGTGTTAGAGCAGTTTATATGACCAAAGTATGGGCAGGATTATCATACAGAGACTCTGAGGCCATAACTGTATTGTTGGGCTATTCTTTCTTTGGAGACAAGAGCCTCAGTCTCGGGTATTCATTTGACTATATAGTCAATGATAGAGAGTACAAACAATCGACATCTCACGAGCTCTATGTACATTACAATCTACCTACTCTCAACGGACGGACTAAAAAAATAATTAGAACCCCGAGATTTAGGTTTTAA